The following are from one region of the Actinomyces sp. oral taxon 897 genome:
- the nusG gene encoding transcription termination/antitermination protein NusG → MSEENVEGVEPEGSATEAPAAGTGQGRQAAEDAPALVDPVEEFRQEMSRLPGQWYVLHTYSGYERRVATDIKTRAENFEVEDYVFDAVVPMETVIEIKNGNKKKEVSRVRIPGYVFVRMDLDDPETSDKVWRTIKDTPAVTGFVGDRYNPVPLTFEEAVAQLGPTPEEVEARQAAAAASAPEAGLSQISVDGQVYSVGFEVGESVIVTEGPFESLPATISEIHPETQKLQVLISLFGRDTPAELSFTQVAKI, encoded by the coding sequence GTGTCCGAGGAGAACGTCGAGGGCGTCGAGCCCGAGGGGAGCGCCACCGAGGCCCCGGCGGCCGGGACCGGGCAGGGCCGCCAGGCCGCCGAGGACGCGCCCGCCCTGGTGGACCCCGTCGAGGAGTTCCGTCAGGAGATGTCCCGCCTGCCCGGGCAGTGGTACGTGCTGCACACCTACTCCGGCTACGAGCGCCGGGTGGCCACGGACATTAAGACCCGTGCGGAGAACTTCGAGGTCGAGGACTACGTCTTCGACGCCGTCGTCCCCATGGAGACGGTCATCGAGATCAAGAACGGCAACAAGAAGAAGGAGGTGTCCCGGGTCCGCATCCCCGGCTACGTGTTCGTCCGCATGGACCTGGACGACCCGGAGACCTCCGACAAGGTGTGGCGCACCATTAAGGACACCCCCGCGGTCACCGGTTTCGTGGGCGACCGCTACAACCCGGTCCCGCTGACCTTCGAGGAGGCCGTGGCCCAGCTCGGCCCGACCCCCGAGGAGGTCGAGGCCAGGCAGGCCGCCGCGGCCGCCTCCGCCCCCGAGGCCGGCCTGAGCCAGATCTCGGTCGACGGCCAGGTCTACTCGGTGGGCTTCGAGGTCGGGGAGTCCGTCATCGTCACCGAGGGCCCCTTCGAGTCCCTGCCGGCCACCATCTCCGAGATCCACCCCGAGACCCAGAAGCTCCAGGTGCTCATCTCCCTGTTCGGCCGCGACACCCCCGCCGAGCTCAGCTTCACCCAGGTCGCCAAAATCTGA
- the secE gene encoding preprotein translocase subunit SecE: MSETVTAPAGKKRNVFARIARFFREVVDELRKVVWPTWNELTTYFVVVIVFIAAIMVFTGALDMIFDRIVMWGLA, from the coding sequence ATGAGCGAGACCGTCACCGCCCCCGCGGGAAAGAAGCGCAACGTCTTCGCCCGTATCGCCCGCTTCTTCCGTGAGGTCGTCGACGAGCTGCGCAAGGTCGTCTGGCCCACCTGGAACGAGCTGACGACCTACTTCGTCGTGGTCATCGTCTTTATCGCAGCCATCATGGTCTTCACCGGCGCGCTCGACATGATCTTCGACCGTATCGTTATGTGGGGCCTGGCCTGA
- a CDS encoding pyridoxal phosphate-dependent aminotransferase, whose amino-acid sequence MSNAPKRRVSARLAAIAPSATLAVDAKAKALKAAGRPVIGFGAGEPDFPTPDYIVAAAVAAAKDPVNHKYSPAKGLPVLREAIAAKTLRDSGYEVSPDDVLVTNGGKQAVFQAFAALIDPGDEVLLPAPYWTTYPEAIALAGGVTVEVFAGADQDYKVSVDQLEAARTPATKILLLCSPSNPTGSVYTPKELTALGEWALEHGVWVVTDEIYEHLLYDGAQTAHVVALVPELADQAVVLNGVAKTYAMTGWRVGWMIGPSDVIKAATNFQSHLTSNVANVSQRAALAAVSGDLTAVERMRQAFDRRRRTMVEMLSAIEGLTVPVPHGAFYAYPSMEALVGRSLRGTVIDSSATLAGLILEHAEVALVPGEAFGPSGFLRLSYALGDKDLVEGVGRLQSLLAEVA is encoded by the coding sequence GTGAGTAACGCACCCAAGCGCCGGGTCTCAGCCCGCCTAGCCGCCATCGCCCCCTCCGCCACCCTCGCCGTGGACGCCAAGGCCAAGGCCCTCAAGGCCGCTGGTCGCCCCGTCATCGGATTCGGTGCCGGGGAACCGGACTTCCCCACCCCCGACTACATTGTCGCCGCCGCCGTCGCGGCCGCCAAGGACCCGGTCAACCACAAGTACTCCCCCGCCAAGGGGCTGCCGGTCCTGCGCGAGGCCATTGCGGCCAAGACGCTGCGCGACTCCGGCTACGAGGTCTCCCCCGACGACGTCCTGGTCACCAACGGCGGCAAGCAGGCCGTCTTCCAGGCCTTCGCCGCCCTGATCGACCCCGGTGACGAGGTCCTGCTGCCCGCCCCCTACTGGACCACCTACCCCGAGGCCATCGCCCTGGCCGGCGGGGTGACCGTGGAGGTCTTCGCCGGGGCCGACCAGGACTACAAGGTGAGCGTGGACCAGCTGGAGGCCGCCCGCACGCCCGCCACCAAGATCCTGCTCCTGTGCTCCCCGTCAAACCCGACCGGCTCGGTCTACACACCTAAGGAGCTGACCGCCCTGGGCGAGTGGGCCCTGGAGCACGGCGTGTGGGTCGTCACCGACGAGATCTACGAGCACCTGCTCTACGACGGCGCCCAGACGGCGCACGTCGTGGCCCTGGTCCCCGAGCTGGCCGACCAGGCCGTGGTGCTCAACGGGGTGGCCAAGACCTACGCCATGACCGGCTGGCGCGTGGGCTGGATGATCGGCCCCTCCGACGTCATTAAGGCGGCCACCAACTTCCAGTCCCACCTGACCTCCAACGTCGCCAACGTCTCCCAGCGGGCGGCGCTGGCGGCCGTCAGCGGGGACCTGACCGCCGTGGAGAGGATGCGCCAGGCCTTTGACCGACGTCGTAGGACCATGGTGGAGATGCTCTCGGCCATTGAGGGGCTGACCGTGCCCGTGCCGCACGGCGCCTTCTACGCCTACCCCAGCATGGAGGCGCTGGTGGGGCGCAGCCTGCGCGGTACCGTCATTGACTCCTCCGCCACCCTGGCCGGACTCATCCTGGAGCACGCCGAGGTCGCCCTCGTGCCTGGCGAGGCCTTCGGCCCCTCGGGCTTCCTGCGTCTGTCCTACGCGCTGGGTGACAAGGACCTGGTCGAGGGCGTGGGCCGGCTCCAGTCCCTGCTGGCGGAGGTCGCCTAA